From Butyricimonas paravirosa, one genomic window encodes:
- the pckA gene encoding phosphoenolpyruvate carboxykinase (ATP), with the protein MAKLDLSIYGITDVKEILHNPSYEELYKAETDPKLEGYEKGYLTELGAVNVMTGIYTGRSPKDKFFVKNEASEDSVWWTSDEYKNDNKPCSEEAWADLKAKAVKQLSGKKLYVVDTFCGANAGTRLKVRFIMEVAWQAHFVKNMFIRPTEEELANYGEPDFVSFNAAKAKVENFKELGLNSETATVFNLKTKEQVILNTWYGGEMKKGIFSIMNYLNPLRGIASMHCSANTDMEGKNTAIFFGLSGTGKTTLSTDPKRLLIGDDEHGWDDEGVFNYEGGCYAKVINLSKEAEPDIYNAIKRDALLENVTVDANGKIDFNDKSVTENTRVSYPIYHIKNIVKPISKGPAAQQVIFLSADAFGVLPPVSILTPEQTKYYFLSGFTAKLAGTERGITEPTPTFSACFGAAFLSLHPTKYAEELVKKMERTGAKAYLVNTGWNGTGKRISIKDTRGIIDAILDGSIDKAPTKTIPFFNFEVPTALPGVDPKILDPRDTYSNASEWETKAKDLSERFIKNFKKFEGNEAGKALVAAGPKL; encoded by the coding sequence ATGGCAAAATTAGATTTAAGTATTTATGGAATCACGGATGTGAAAGAGATCCTTCACAATCCCTCATATGAAGAATTGTACAAGGCAGAAACAGACCCGAAACTGGAAGGGTACGAAAAAGGATATTTGACCGAGCTTGGCGCAGTTAACGTGATGACCGGAATCTACACCGGACGTTCACCGAAAGATAAATTCTTTGTAAAGAACGAGGCCAGCGAGGATTCTGTATGGTGGACTTCTGACGAATACAAGAACGACAACAAACCTTGTTCGGAAGAAGCATGGGCAGATTTGAAGGCAAAAGCCGTGAAACAATTGTCCGGCAAAAAACTGTACGTGGTTGACACGTTCTGCGGGGCCAACGCGGGTACCCGTTTGAAAGTTCGTTTCATTATGGAAGTTGCATGGCAAGCTCACTTCGTGAAGAACATGTTCATCCGCCCGACAGAAGAAGAATTGGCGAACTACGGGGAACCGGATTTCGTTTCTTTCAACGCTGCAAAAGCTAAAGTTGAAAACTTCAAAGAATTAGGCTTGAACTCCGAAACAGCTACCGTTTTCAACTTGAAAACCAAAGAGCAAGTAATCTTGAACACTTGGTACGGTGGTGAGATGAAGAAAGGTATCTTCTCTATCATGAACTATCTGAACCCGTTACGCGGAATCGCATCTATGCACTGTTCTGCCAACACGGATATGGAAGGTAAGAACACCGCTATCTTCTTCGGTTTGTCAGGAACAGGTAAAACGACCTTGTCAACTGACCCGAAACGTCTTTTGATCGGTGACGACGAACACGGATGGGATGATGAAGGCGTGTTCAACTACGAAGGCGGATGCTACGCCAAAGTTATCAACTTGAGCAAGGAAGCCGAACCGGACATCTATAACGCCATCAAACGTGACGCTTTGTTGGAGAATGTTACCGTGGACGCTAACGGAAAGATCGACTTCAATGATAAATCAGTTACCGAAAACACTCGTGTTTCTTACCCGATCTATCATATCAAGAATATCGTGAAACCGATCTCTAAAGGTCCGGCTGCACAACAAGTTATCTTCTTATCAGCTGATGCGTTCGGAGTATTACCTCCGGTATCTATCCTGACCCCGGAACAAACGAAATACTATTTCTTGTCCGGATTCACTGCAAAATTGGCTGGAACGGAACGCGGTATCACCGAACCGACTCCTACTTTCTCGGCTTGTTTCGGTGCAGCATTCTTGTCATTACACCCGACAAAATATGCAGAAGAACTAGTTAAGAAAATGGAGAGAACAGGAGCAAAAGCATACTTGGTAAATACCGGATGGAACGGAACCGGGAAACGTATCTCCATTAAAGATACTCGCGGCATCATCGACGCTATCTTGGATGGCTCTATCGATAAAGCCCCGACCAAAACAATCCCGTTCTTCAATTTCGAGGTTCCGACCGCATTGCCGGGAGTTGATCCGAAGATTCTTGACCCTCGCGACACATACAGTAACGCCAGCGAATGGGAAACCAAAGCAAAAGACTTATCAGAACGTTTCATCAAGAACTTCAAGAAGTTCGAAGGAAACGAGGCCGGAAAGGCATTGGTTGCCGCAGGTCCGAAATTATAA
- a CDS encoding RNA polymerase sigma factor translates to MQQSTCKYPDLNHNLLEQFNKREEDAFCFVYEHFYNELYYFASKLFLDNTVLPYDVLQDIFLNVLENKKQFESFDLLKSYLYLSIRNRWKNEHKHTVAAQRYTAQSFDEKEDNILSNIFESETLAILYNHLKLLPPECAKVMRLSLEGHKNPEIAEILSISINTVYAQKQKALTVLRNKLSKDMFVILLFSLFLHGE, encoded by the coding sequence ATGCAACAATCGACATGCAAATACCCTGATTTAAACCACAACCTGTTGGAACAATTCAACAAAAGAGAGGAAGACGCTTTTTGTTTTGTTTATGAACATTTCTATAATGAATTATATTACTTTGCCTCCAAATTATTTTTAGACAATACAGTTCTACCTTATGACGTTTTACAGGATATTTTTTTGAACGTTTTGGAGAACAAAAAACAGTTCGAATCTTTTGACCTGTTGAAATCCTATTTGTATTTATCTATCCGCAATCGTTGGAAAAATGAACATAAACACACCGTGGCAGCCCAACGTTACACTGCCCAGAGTTTCGATGAAAAAGAAGACAATATCCTGTCAAATATTTTCGAGTCAGAAACATTAGCCATTTTATACAATCACCTGAAACTTCTTCCCCCGGAATGTGCCAAAGTCATGAGACTTTCTTTAGAAGGACATAAAAACCCGGAAATAGCTGAGATCTTATCCATCTCGATTAACACGGTCTATGCTCAAAAACAGAAAGCACTAACCGTTCTAAGGAACAAATTGTCGAAGGATATGTTCGTTATTTTATTATTCTCCCTTTTTTTACACGGGGAATAA